The Musa acuminata AAA Group cultivar baxijiao chromosome BXJ1-3, Cavendish_Baxijiao_AAA, whole genome shotgun sequence genome window below encodes:
- the LOC103979935 gene encoding ATP synthase subunit beta, mitochondrial produces MASRRLLSSLLRSSARRSPAPRSPAAACSAPRAPMRPSPAGFLLSRAVEYATSAAAPQSTPPPSKAPAGPSGKITDEFTGAGAIGKVCQVIGAVVDVRFNEGLPPILTALEVLDNQIRLVLEVAQHLGENMVRTIAMDGTEGLVRGQRVLNTGSPITVPVGRATLGRIMNVIGEPIDEKGDIKTNHFLPIHREAPAFVEQATEQQILVTGIKVVDLLAPYQRGGKIGLFGGAGVGKTVLIMELINNVAKAHGGFSVFAGVGERTREGNDLYREMIESGVIKLGDKQGESKCALVYGQMNEPPGARARVGLTGLTVAEHFRDAEGQDVLLFIDNIFRFTQANSEVSALLGRIPSAVGYQPTLATDLGGLQERITTTKKGSITSVQAIYVPADDLTDPAPATTFAHLDATTVLSRQISELGIYPAVDPLDSTSRMLSPHVLGEEHYNTARGVQKVLQNYKNLQDIIAILGMDELSEDDKLTVARARKIQRFLSQPFHVAEVFTGAPGKYVELKESVNSFQGVLDGKYDDLPEQSFYMVGGIEEVIAKAEKIAKESAA; encoded by the exons ATGGCCTCCCGACGTCTCCTCTCTTCCCTCCTCCGCTCTTCGGCTCGCCGCTCCCCCGCCCCCAGATCCCCCGCCGCCGCCTGCTCCGCCCCACGGGCCCCCATGCGCCCTTCCCCTGCTGGTTTCCTCCTCTCCCGCGCCGTTGAGTACGCTACCTCCGCGGCCGCCCCACAGTCCACTCCACCCCCGAGCAAGGCCCCCGCCGGGCCCAGCGGCAAGATCACGGACGAGTTCACCGGTGCCGGCGCGATCGGGAAGGTCTGCCAGGTGATCGGCGCCGTCGTCGACGTCAGGTTCAACGAGGGCCTGCCGCCGATCCTGACGGCTCTGGAGGTGCTCGACAACCAGATCCGTCTGGTCCTCGAGGTGGCGCAGCATCTGGGGGAGAACATGGTGCGGACCATCGCCATGGACGGCACTGAGGGGCTCGTCCGTGGCCAGAGGGTTCTCAACACCGGATCTCCGATCACG gTTCCAGTCGGTAGGGCGACTCTTGGGCGCATCATGAACGTCATCGGGGAACCGATTGATGAGAAGGGTGACATAA AAACCAATCACTTTCTTCCCATCCACCGTGAGGCGCCAGCATTTGTTGAACAGGCAACAGAACAGCAGATTCTTGTTACTGGAATTAAG GTTGTAGATCTTCTGGCACCTTATCAGAGGGGTGGGAAGATTGGGCTGTTTGGTGGTGCTGGTGTGGGAAAGACTGTACTCATCATGGAACTGATCAATAATGTTGCAAAGGCTCATG GTGGTTTTTCTGTGTTTGCTGGTGTGGGTGAACGTACTCGTGAGGGTAATGACTTGTACAGGGAAATGATTGAGAGTGGTGTCATCAAGCTTGGAGACAAACAG GGTGAGAGCAAATGTGCTCTTGTTTATGGTCAAATGAATGAGCCCCCTGGTGCCCGTGCACGTGTTGGGTTGACTGGCCTAACAGTTGCTGAACACTTTCGAGATGCTGAAGGACAAGATGTGCTTCTCTTTATTGATAACATTTTTCGGTTCACCCAA GCAAACTCGGAAGTGTCTGCCTTACTTGGTCGTATTCCATCTGCTGTTGGTTATCAACCAACTCTTGCTACTGATCTTGGAGGACTGCAAGAGCGTATTACAACAACAAAGAAGGGTTCCATCACCTCTGTGCAAGCTATCTATGTGCCTGCTGATGATTTGACAGATCCTGCACCTGCAACTACTTTTGCTCATCTTGATGCTACAACTGTGTTGTCACGACAG ATTTCCGAGCTCGGTATATATCCTGCCGTTGACCCTCTTGATTCCACGTCAAGAATGCTTTCTCCACATGTGCTAGGGGAGGAACACTACAACACTGCTCGTGGTGTTCAGAAAGTTCTTCAAAATTATAAGAATCTTCAAGATATTATTGCAATTCTAGGAATGGATGAGCTCAGTGAAGATGATAAGTTGACTGTAGCTCGTGCTCGAAAGATCCAACGATTTTTGAGCCAGCCTTTCCATGTTGCCGAAGTTTTCACTGGTGCACCTGGAAAATATGTTGAATTGAAGGAGAGTGTTAACAGCTTTCAG GGAGTTTTGGATGGAAAATATGATGACCTACCCGAGCAGTCATTTTACATGGTTGGAGGCATCGAGGAAGTCATTGCTAAAGCTGAGAAGATTGCAAAGGAGTCTGCCGCCTGA
- the LOC135638225 gene encoding uncharacterized protein LOC135638225, whose translation MGNYVSCTLAGPAGGHARSVKVILPCGRVQRIDGPANAAELMLDAPGHFLVDSRSMHVGRRFAPLVADEDLEMGHVYAMFPMKRVNAVVAAADMAALLMAARKEVRRELGGGARVLPDATHVSTEVAEGYPPESEQNAARTSLEEAAEMREFRYRLSMCRSRRPTLETIAEEPICSR comes from the coding sequence ATGGGAAACTACGTCTCCTGCACCCTCGCCGGGCCGGCAGGGGGCCACGCGAGATCGGTCAAGGTGATCCTCCCCTGCGGCCGGGTCCAGCGCATCGACGGGCCGGCCAACGCGGCGGAGCTCATGCTTGACGCGCCGGGGCACTTCCTCGTGGACTCGCGGTCGATGCACGTCGGCCGGCGGTTCGCGCCGCTCGTGGCGGACGAGGACTTGGAGATGGGCCACGTCTACGCCATGTTCCCCATGAAGCGGGTGAACGCGGTGGTGGCCGCGGCCGACATGGCGGCGCTGCTGATGGCAGCGCGGAAGGAGGTCCGCCGGGAGTTGGGCGGCGGCGCCAGGGTCCTGCCGGATGCCACCCACGTATCGACGGAGGTGGCGGAGGGTTATCCTCCGGAGTCGGAGCAGAACGCCGCCCGGACATCGTTGGAGGAGGCGGCGGAGATGAGGGAGTTCAGATATAGGTTGAGCATGTGCAGGTCAAGGAGACCAACTCTGGAGACCATCGCCGAGGAGCCCATTTGCtccagataa
- the LOC103979932 gene encoding probable ribose-5-phosphate isomerase 2 codes for MLAPQGGGPSQDELKRVAAHRAVELVRSGMVLGLGTGSTAVHALDRIGALLRTGHLRDVVGIPTSEWAAASAAAAGIPLTDLNTHPVVDLSIDGADEVDPALNLVKGRGGSLLREKMVEGASRRFVVIVDESKLVPRLGASGLAVPVEVIPFGWSLTLRRLRTLFDGVPGFNIKLRTAATNAKASAFDESESKSEPFVTDNKNYIVDLFFEDGIHGDLNLISDEILRITGVIEHGMFLGLASSVIIARKDGVVVVDKAAKVNGM; via the coding sequence ATGTTGGCACCCCAAGGCGGCGGCCCGTCCCAGGACGAGCTGAAGCGAGTCGCCGCCCACCGCGCCGTGGAACTGGTGCGCTCCGGCATGGTTCTCGGCCTCGGCACCGGATCCACCGCCGTGCACGCCCTCGACCGCATCGGCGCCCTCCTCCGTACTGGCCACCTCCGCGACGTCGTGGGCATCCCCACCTCCGAGTGGGCCGCCGCCAGCGCCGCGGCCGCCGGCATCCCCCTCACCGACCTCAACACCCACCCGGTCGTCGACCTGTCCATCGACGGCGCCGACGAGGTCGATCCGGCCCTCAACCTCGTCAAGGGCCGCGGCGGGTCCCTCCTCCGCGAGAAGATGGTTGAGGGCGCCAGCCGCCGCTTCGTCGTCATCGTCGACGAGTCCAAGCTCGTCCCCCGCCTCGGAGCCAGCGGCCTCGCCGTTCCCGTTGAGGTTATCCCCTTCGGCTGGTCCCTCACCCTCCGTCGCCTCCGGACCCTCTTCGATGGCGTGCCTGGCTTCAACATCAAGCTCAGGACCGCCGCCACGAACGCCAAAGCCAGCGCGTTCGACGAAAGCGAGTCCAAATCGGAACCTTTCGTGACGGATAACAAGAACTATATCGTGGATCTGTTCTTCGAGGATGGGATCCATGGGGATCTAAATCTGATCAGTGACGAGATCCTTAGGATCACCGGGGTGATCGAGCACGGGATGTTCCTCGGATTGGCATCGTCCGTGATCATAGCCAGGAAGGATGGGGTGGTGGTGGTCGACAAGGCTGCGAAGGTTAATGGCATGTGA
- the LOC135581217 gene encoding uncharacterized protein LOC135581217 isoform X1 has protein sequence MDNLYKQPLPPGVDPLSNASSSAATPNTPAPCYPPPSMYNCEGHSNSSASLFPVRPSSISFPSQNFHHSQPFFYNAPGPASLAQSVPAQTCFSSSLASSEPHAESRSSTISTSNQFSQSLPELTKQSPGAESQVRDVNLAHHGVDAVDNHSVPSSASKTVEQVPLNMYGEGSRNIETAAQQAVLLEQEIVTQQVIQNQRQARGTTEPLEDSKDILSGRYDPNSLKEHLLKMTTVHRAEMANKRGKLVPHDNAVISGNVEIGNGYGVPGGGAYYAAMSFTVQSRKTRDETLSANFTTEDSEPEVARKGLPEYLKKRLKARGILKDDKADDNSTTTENNLEHHHLQAKSISVLPVGWVEAKDPATGSSYFYNEKTGESQWEHPSANGSCKLDSFRPPLPEDWVETTDDSTGQTYYYNRKTCISQWERPISSSHVSSSTSESIATEHESSRTGDLNHLTKCMGCGGWGLGVVQPWGYCNHCTRVYNLPFQQYSLPCLQSQQQGKNEASSKKQSEKADSKKRSSRPPLGKSNRRDHKKRVFSEDDDLDPMDPSSYSDAPRGGWVVGLKGVQPRAADTTATGPLFQQRPYPSPGAVLRKNAEIAALSKKQGSHNRMTPISKRGDGSDGLGDAD, from the exons ATGGACAACTTGTACAAACAACCTTTACCTCCTGGAGTTGATCCACTGTCGAATGCATCATCATCCGCTGCTACACCAAATACGCCAGCTCCTTGTTATCCTCCACCCTCCATGTACAATTGTGAGGGGCACTCGaacagttcagcgagtcttttccCTGTTAGGCCCTCTAGTATATCTTTTCCTTCTCAAAACTTTCACCACTCACAACCCTTTTTCTACAATGCACCTGGTCCTGCATCTCTTGCTCAAAGTGTACCAGCACAAACTTGTTTTAGTTCTTCACTTGCCTCTTCAGAACCTCATGCTGAAAGCAGGAGCTCCACTATTTCTACATCTAATCAATTTAGTCAAAGTTTACCAGAGTTGACAAAGCAGAGTCCTGGTGCAGAGTCACAAGTCAGAGATGTAAATTTGGCACATCATGGAGTAGATGCGGTAGATAATCACTCTGTGCCATCCAGTGCCTCTAAAACCGTTGAACAGGTTCCGTTAAATATGTATGGCGAAGGTTCCAGAAATATTGAAACTGCTGCTCAGCAAGCTGTATTGCTTGAACAA GAAATCGTTACCCAACAAGTTATACAAAATCAGAG ACAAGCAAGAGGCACAACTGAACCTTTGGAAGATAGTAAAGACATACTTTCTGGGCGATATGATCCCAACTCATTAAAG GAGCATTTGTTGAAGATGACCACTGTTCACCGTGCTGAAATGGCCAATAAGCGTGGAAAGTTGGTCCCTCATGACAATG CTGTTATCTCAGGCAATGTAGAAATTGGTAATGGCTATGGTGTACCAGGCGGCGGTGCTTATTATGCTGCAATGTCCTTTACTGTTCAATCCA GAAAAACAAGAGATGAGACTCTTAGTGCGAACTTCACAACAGAGGATTCAGAACCGGAGGTTGCTCGAAAAGGTTTACCTGAATATTTGAAGAAGAGATTAAAAGCAAGGGGAATTCTTAAAGATGACAAAGCTGATGATAATTCCACAACAACTGAGAAT AATTTGGAGCATCACCATCTTCAAGCCAAAAGCATCTCTGTTTTGCCTGTTGGTTGG GTTGAGGCTAAGGACCCAGCTACTGGATCTTCATATTTCTACAATGAAAAGACTGGAGAGAGCCAATGGGAGCATCCTAGTGCAAATGGTAGTTGTAAACTTGACTCGTTCCGGCCACCTTTGCCAGAGGATTGGGTGGAGACCACTGATGATTCTACAG GACAAACATACTACTACAACAGAAAGACATGCATCTCGCAGTGGGAGCGGCCTATTTCAAGTAGCCATGTCAGTTCATCAACGAGTGAAAGCATTGCTACTGAACATGAATCTTCCAGAACTGGTGACTTAAATCATTTGACGAAATGTATGGGATGTGGTGGATGGGGACTTGGTGTAGTTCAACCTTGGGGCTATTGCAATCACTGCACACG GGTTTATAATCTTCCTTTTCAACAATATTCATTACCTTGTTTACAGAGCCAGCAACAGGGAAAAAATGAAGCTAGCTCAAAAAAACAGTCAGAAAAAGCAGATTCAAAAAAGAG GTCAAGCAGGCCTCCACTTGGAAAGAGTAATAGAAGAGATCACAAAAAACGAGTTTTCTCTGAGGATGATGATTTGGACCCAATGGATCCTAGCTCTTATTCAGACGCTCCACGCGGCGGATG GGTCGTAGGCCTTAAAGGGGTGCAACCACGAGCAGCAGATACGACTGCCACT GGTCCTCTCTTCCAGCAGCGCCCCTATCCTTCTCCTGGTGCTGTCCTGCGGAAGAATGCTGAAATAGCTGCGCTGAGCAAGAAGCAGGGTTCTCATAATCGCATGACACCCATCTCTAAGAGAGGTGATGGAAGTGATGGACTCGGTGATGCAGATTGA
- the LOC135581217 gene encoding uncharacterized protein LOC135581217 isoform X2: MDNLYKQPLPPGVDPLSNASSSAATPNTPAPCYPPPSMYNCEGHSNSSASLFPVRPSSISFPSQNFHHSQPFFYNAPGPASLAQSVPAQTCFSSSLASSEPHAESRSSTISTSNQFSQSLPELTKQSPGAESQVRDVNLAHHGVDAVDNHSVPSSASKTVEQVPLNMYGEGSRNIETAAQQAVLLEQEIVTQQVIQNQRQARGTTEPLEDSKDILSGRYDPNSLKEHLLKMTTVHRAEMANKRGKLVPHDNGNVEIGNGYGVPGGGAYYAAMSFTVQSRKTRDETLSANFTTEDSEPEVARKGLPEYLKKRLKARGILKDDKADDNSTTTENNLEHHHLQAKSISVLPVGWVEAKDPATGSSYFYNEKTGESQWEHPSANGSCKLDSFRPPLPEDWVETTDDSTGQTYYYNRKTCISQWERPISSSHVSSSTSESIATEHESSRTGDLNHLTKCMGCGGWGLGVVQPWGYCNHCTRVYNLPFQQYSLPCLQSQQQGKNEASSKKQSEKADSKKRSSRPPLGKSNRRDHKKRVFSEDDDLDPMDPSSYSDAPRGGWVVGLKGVQPRAADTTATGPLFQQRPYPSPGAVLRKNAEIAALSKKQGSHNRMTPISKRGDGSDGLGDAD; the protein is encoded by the exons ATGGACAACTTGTACAAACAACCTTTACCTCCTGGAGTTGATCCACTGTCGAATGCATCATCATCCGCTGCTACACCAAATACGCCAGCTCCTTGTTATCCTCCACCCTCCATGTACAATTGTGAGGGGCACTCGaacagttcagcgagtcttttccCTGTTAGGCCCTCTAGTATATCTTTTCCTTCTCAAAACTTTCACCACTCACAACCCTTTTTCTACAATGCACCTGGTCCTGCATCTCTTGCTCAAAGTGTACCAGCACAAACTTGTTTTAGTTCTTCACTTGCCTCTTCAGAACCTCATGCTGAAAGCAGGAGCTCCACTATTTCTACATCTAATCAATTTAGTCAAAGTTTACCAGAGTTGACAAAGCAGAGTCCTGGTGCAGAGTCACAAGTCAGAGATGTAAATTTGGCACATCATGGAGTAGATGCGGTAGATAATCACTCTGTGCCATCCAGTGCCTCTAAAACCGTTGAACAGGTTCCGTTAAATATGTATGGCGAAGGTTCCAGAAATATTGAAACTGCTGCTCAGCAAGCTGTATTGCTTGAACAA GAAATCGTTACCCAACAAGTTATACAAAATCAGAG ACAAGCAAGAGGCACAACTGAACCTTTGGAAGATAGTAAAGACATACTTTCTGGGCGATATGATCCCAACTCATTAAAG GAGCATTTGTTGAAGATGACCACTGTTCACCGTGCTGAAATGGCCAATAAGCGTGGAAAGTTGGTCCCTCATGACAATG GCAATGTAGAAATTGGTAATGGCTATGGTGTACCAGGCGGCGGTGCTTATTATGCTGCAATGTCCTTTACTGTTCAATCCA GAAAAACAAGAGATGAGACTCTTAGTGCGAACTTCACAACAGAGGATTCAGAACCGGAGGTTGCTCGAAAAGGTTTACCTGAATATTTGAAGAAGAGATTAAAAGCAAGGGGAATTCTTAAAGATGACAAAGCTGATGATAATTCCACAACAACTGAGAAT AATTTGGAGCATCACCATCTTCAAGCCAAAAGCATCTCTGTTTTGCCTGTTGGTTGG GTTGAGGCTAAGGACCCAGCTACTGGATCTTCATATTTCTACAATGAAAAGACTGGAGAGAGCCAATGGGAGCATCCTAGTGCAAATGGTAGTTGTAAACTTGACTCGTTCCGGCCACCTTTGCCAGAGGATTGGGTGGAGACCACTGATGATTCTACAG GACAAACATACTACTACAACAGAAAGACATGCATCTCGCAGTGGGAGCGGCCTATTTCAAGTAGCCATGTCAGTTCATCAACGAGTGAAAGCATTGCTACTGAACATGAATCTTCCAGAACTGGTGACTTAAATCATTTGACGAAATGTATGGGATGTGGTGGATGGGGACTTGGTGTAGTTCAACCTTGGGGCTATTGCAATCACTGCACACG GGTTTATAATCTTCCTTTTCAACAATATTCATTACCTTGTTTACAGAGCCAGCAACAGGGAAAAAATGAAGCTAGCTCAAAAAAACAGTCAGAAAAAGCAGATTCAAAAAAGAG GTCAAGCAGGCCTCCACTTGGAAAGAGTAATAGAAGAGATCACAAAAAACGAGTTTTCTCTGAGGATGATGATTTGGACCCAATGGATCCTAGCTCTTATTCAGACGCTCCACGCGGCGGATG GGTCGTAGGCCTTAAAGGGGTGCAACCACGAGCAGCAGATACGACTGCCACT GGTCCTCTCTTCCAGCAGCGCCCCTATCCTTCTCCTGGTGCTGTCCTGCGGAAGAATGCTGAAATAGCTGCGCTGAGCAAGAAGCAGGGTTCTCATAATCGCATGACACCCATCTCTAAGAGAGGTGATGGAAGTGATGGACTCGGTGATGCAGATTGA
- the LOC135633767 gene encoding AUGMIN subunit 2-like, which yields MSVSSDTGGAGKKAPRRLGGMAEALAIASDLGFPIPPVQDDQQGLSNSIAADKGDDLIRVLRELTTVQRNIANLQVELQGRKDDKNVAHLTHVSEMEKKCESLARITAILKDVIQNKDRIIARLQQPYSLDCIPVEAEYQKQFSELLLKAASDYGALTAAVGDFQWCQNFKESPTVWGEMLRPIPAALASCTRFFEAMSAMRDSFATLQQFRVSNSSLPTTPSDSSGGDSKYVTPPHWREGMTSSDDSMVDGWRQQNAEGHPMEATDDIGQRRLSWPSPVKKGL from the exons ATGTCGGTGTCGAGCGACACGGGAGGCGCGGGGAAGAAGGCCCCCAGGCGGCTCGGCGGCATGGCCGAAGCCCTCGCCATCGCCTCCGATCTCGGCTTCCCCATCCCTCCTGTCCAG GATGATCAACAGGGCTTGTCAAATTCCATTGCTGCGGATAAAGGAGATGACTTGATAAGGGTTTTGAGAGAGCTTACTACTGTACAGAGAAATATAGCCAATTTGCAAGTGGAACTTCAAGGACGAAAG GATGATAAGAATGTTGCTCATCTAACCCATGTTAGTGAAATGGAAAAGAAATGTGAGTCTTTGGCCAGAATTACTGCTATTTTGAAAGATGTCATTCAGAACAAG GATCGGATCATTGCAAGATTGCAGCAACCATATTCTTTAGACTGCATTCCTGTGGAAGCTGAATATCAG AAACAATTCTCAGAGTTATTGCTGAAGGCTGCTAGTGATTATGGAGCTCTGACAGCAGCAGTTGGTGATTTCCAGTGGTGCCAGAATTTCAAAGAATCACCTACAGTATGGGGG GAAATGTTGCGTCCTATTCCTGCTGCCCTGGCATCATGCACCCGGTTCTTTGAAGCCATGTCTGCTATGAGGGATTCATTTGCAACCCTGCAACAGTTTCGTGTCAGTAACTCTTCCTTGCCAACAACACCTAGTGACTCTTCAGGAGGGGATTCCAAGTATGTTACGCCTCCCCATTGGAGAGAAGGCATGACAAGCTCAGATGATTCGATGGTTGACGGTTGGAGGCAGCAAAATGCAGAGGGCCATCCAATGGAGGCGACAGATGATATTGGTCAAAGGAGGTTGTCTTGGCCATCCCCAGTCAAGAAGGGTCTGTGA
- the LOC135633771 gene encoding IQ domain-containing protein IQM2-like codes for MDGLRSKSRYCHQKLCPFTRNMRYLKSRALPSHVHIHSYDSINDTLEVLIKKSISFRDVVKSKQRSISFDGRDPEAAILQAFGPGNLLIKGSVSFNGRFMETKASVKSPKPTNSANPRSFRCSPLKKRSLESTLVGPDSPKHDAALKLQKVYRSFRTRRQLADCAVLVEQRWWKLLDFALLRRSSVSFFEIEKPESAVSRWSRARTRAAKVGKGLSKDEKAQKLALQHWLEAIDPRHRYGHNLQFYYNCWLQCKSLQPFFYWLDVGEGKEVNLEEQCTRSKLQHQCIKYLGPTEREAFEVVIEDGKLMYRQSRQPLHTSDDGSKDVKWIFVLSTSKNLYVAQKRKGTFQHSSFLAGGATSAAGQLVVVNGDLKAVWPHSGHYRPTEENFQEFMSYLEENNVDLTYVKKSPTGEEEDEVYGPETISFIGTDISSAEEVNSSSYLSDLKLGGGEEEAKGSIDMQQNCKLHKKMSVNDHEENEEESSNSNEQYIFRKKNLFAEEEGEDVQVFVPSELILRRINSKKGIESYQLGKQLSCRWTTGAGPRIGCVRDYPWELQFRALEQVNLSTTRFGTVKCFTPTTKDTTLTKKLQHQPRRPANVRRRNQSL; via the exons ATGGATGG GCTGAGATCTAAATCTCGTTACTGTCATCAAAAGCTTTGTCCATTCACAAGAAACATGAGATATCTGAAGTCAAGAGCTCTTCCATCTCACGTTCACATTCATAGCTATGATTCTATTAATGATACCTTGGAAGTGCTCATCAAGAAATCCATCAGTTTCCGTGACGTTGTGAAGTCGAAACAGAGATCCATCAGCTTCGATGGCAGAGACCCCGAGGCTGCCATCCTCCAGGCTTTTGGCCCCGGAAACCTGCTGATCAAAGGATCTGTGAGCTTTAATGGCAGATTTATGGAGACAAAAGCCTCGGTAAAGAGTCCTAAACCTACCAATTCTGCTAATCCCAGAAGTTTCAGGTGTAGTCCTTTGAAGAAGAGATCTCTGGAGTCAACATTGGTTGGACCTGACAGCCCGAAGCATGACGCAGCCTTGAAGCTACAGAAGGTCTACAGAAGTTTTCGGACAAGAAGACAGCTTGCGGACTGCGCCGTCCTTGTAGAGCAGCGTTG GTGGAAGTTGCTGGATTTTGCGTTGCTCAGGCGAAGTTCTGTCTCCTTCTTCGAAATCGAGAAGCCCGAATCAGCAGTCTCTCGATGGTCCAGAGCGAGAACCCGAGCTGCTAAG GTTGGTAAAGGCTTGTCCAAGGACGAGAAAGCTCAGAAACTTGCTTTGCAGCATTGGCTTGAGGCG ATTGACCCTCGCCATCGATATGGTCACAATCTCCAATTCTACTACAACTGTTGGCTTCAATGCAAGAGCTTGCAGCCCTTCTTCTACTG GCTCGACGTCGGAGAAGGCAAGGAGGTCAATCTCGAAGAGCAGTGCACTCGATCGAAGCTTCAACATCAGTGCATCAAGTATCTTGGCCCT ACAGAACGGGAGGCATTTGAAGTCGTAATTGAGGATGGAAAGTTGATGTACAGGCAGAGCAGGCAACCCCTGCACACATCCGACGATGGTTCGAAGGATGTCAAGTGGATCTTTGTGTTGAGCACATCAAAGAATTTGTATGTTGCTCAG AAGAGGAAAGGCACATTTCAGCACTCCAGTTTTCTTGCTGGAGGAGCTACTTCTGCTGCTGGCCAATTAGTAGTGGTAAATGGAGATCTAAAG GCTGTGTGGCCTCATAGCGGTCACTACCGCCCGACCGAAGAAAACTTCCAGGAATTCATGAGCTATCTTGAGGAAAACAATGTCGATCTTACTTATGTTAAG AAAAGTCCAAcaggagaggaggaagacgaagtCTATGGGCCCGAAACCATTAGTTTCATTGGAACGGACATCTCTTCAGCCGAGGAAGTGAACAGTAGCAGTTATCTTTCTGATCTAAAActcggaggaggagaagaagaggcaaAAGGATCCATTGACATGCAGCAAAACTGCAAGCTTCACAAGAAGATGAGTGTCAACGATCACGAAGAGAACGAAGAAGAGTCATCGAACTCCAATGAGCAATACATCTTCCGGAAGAAGAATCTGTTtgcggaggaggaaggagaggacgTACAAGTTTTTGTGCCATCGGAGCTGATACTTCGAAGGATCAACTCGAAGAAGGGAATCGAGTCGTATCAGCTGGGGAAGCAGCTTTCGTGCAGGTGGACGACTGGCGCAGGGCCTCGAATTGGGTGCGTGCGAGACTACCCATGGGAGCTTCAGTTCCGTGCTTTGGAGCAGGTGAACTTGTCAACGACAAGGTTCGGGACTGTCAAGTGCTTCACTCCTACTACCAAGGACACGACTTTGACGAAGAAACTGCAGCACCAACCACGAAGACCTGCCAACGTTCGGAGAAGAAACCAATctctttaa